Proteins co-encoded in one Bacteroidota bacterium genomic window:
- a CDS encoding FecR family protein, whose translation MMNSEHKNTESFNDLIISFLSGNASQEEIGLLRDWINQSAENKSEFIKIRTMWMATAQIADNDPNQINQKLRDLNHKIDLMNHYSQGYTSRFRINKFLKIAASVLIIFSLGSLLTYLLFIDKPLNRHKLVSFYVSEGAKAMTVLPDGTQVWINAKSNLSYDPQTYGERNRQVTLIGEAFFKVVSNAKKPFTVKAKNLNIKAVGTEFNVKAYPEENTVETTLVKGIVKIEGEDQQNRSFSITMLPKQKVTFSTGKAIIDSSLYTNPANLTADKLNNIKLKRCQDCKFLTPVVQTAVNTDLSTSWKDDRWIFKGEEIGDLAILIERRYNVTIHFHSEELKHYKFTGTFKNETLEQVMQVVQLTAPLQYQIGKGKVDLTIDPVAKLKYEKLFHNN comes from the coding sequence ATGATGAACAGTGAACATAAAAATACGGAGAGTTTTAATGATTTAATAATCAGTTTTTTGTCTGGGAATGCCAGTCAGGAAGAGATTGGCTTATTGCGTGATTGGATTAATCAGTCGGCAGAGAATAAATCGGAATTTATTAAGATAAGGACCATGTGGATGGCTACTGCCCAGATTGCCGATAACGATCCTAATCAGATAAATCAGAAACTGCGGGATTTGAATCATAAAATTGATTTAATGAACCATTATTCCCAGGGCTATACCTCCCGTTTCCGTATAAATAAGTTTCTGAAAATTGCAGCATCCGTTTTGATAATTTTCAGTCTTGGTTCGCTTTTAACATATCTTTTATTTATTGACAAGCCTTTGAATCGACATAAACTGGTTTCGTTTTATGTGTCAGAGGGAGCAAAAGCAATGACTGTTTTACCTGATGGTACCCAGGTTTGGATCAATGCTAAAAGTAATTTAAGTTATGATCCACAGACTTATGGGGAAAGAAACAGGCAGGTGACCTTAATAGGGGAAGCTTTTTTTAAGGTTGTTTCAAATGCAAAAAAGCCTTTTACCGTAAAGGCAAAAAATCTTAACATTAAAGCGGTAGGTACTGAATTTAATGTAAAAGCTTATCCCGAAGAAAATACCGTTGAAACCACATTGGTCAAAGGGATTGTAAAAATAGAAGGAGAAGATCAGCAAAATCGTTCTTTTTCCATTACCATGTTGCCTAAACAAAAAGTCACTTTTTCTACAGGTAAAGCAATTATTGACTCATCGCTATATACCAATCCGGCAAATTTAACCGCTGATAAGCTTAATAATATTAAATTAAAGAGATGTCAGGACTGTAAATTTTTAACCCCTGTTGTTCAAACTGCGGTGAATACGGATTTATCCACATCCTGGAAGGATGACCGTTGGATTTTTAAGGGAGAGGAAATAGGGGATCTGGCTATTCTGATTGAAAGAAGATATAATGTAACCATACATTTTCATTCGGAAGAATTAAAACATTATAAGTTTACCGGTACATTTAAGAACGAAACACTTGAACAGGTTATGCAGGTTGTTCAGCTGACAGCACCCCTTCAATATCAAATTGGGAAAGGAAA
- a CDS encoding RNA polymerase sigma-70 factor, protein MTQHEKGILGKINKGDREIFNLVFKKYFPGLCIFANDYVREYEVAEDLVQEVFISFWESSDKILINSSLKAYLYRSVHNRCLNYIRNSNSLSNKIIPLNNLTMQSDLLLTDISDSVFDTLYTEQAEEELNTAIENLPEKCRQIFQMCRYEHLSYSEVAERLDLSTSTVKTQMSRAIDKLLESVKKYF, encoded by the coding sequence ATGACTCAGCATGAAAAAGGGATTCTGGGGAAAATAAATAAGGGAGATAGGGAAATTTTTAACCTTGTTTTTAAAAAATATTTTCCTGGTTTATGCATTTTTGCTAATGACTATGTGAGAGAATATGAGGTCGCAGAAGATCTTGTACAGGAAGTATTTATTAGTTTTTGGGAGAGTAGTGATAAAATACTCATCAATTCTTCATTAAAAGCTTATTTATATCGTAGCGTACATAATCGTTGCCTGAATTATATACGCAACAGCAACTCTTTATCAAATAAAATAATTCCACTGAATAACCTGACGATGCAGTCTGATTTATTGCTGACAGACATTTCTGATTCAGTTTTCGACACATTATATACTGAACAGGCAGAGGAAGAACTTAATACGGCCATCGAAAATCTTCCTGAAAAGTGCCGGCAGATTTTTCAAATGTGCAGGTATGAACATCTTTCTTATTCAGAAGTGGCTGAACGTTTGGATCTTTCCACCAGCACCGTTAAAACGCAAATGTCAAGGGCAATTGATAAATTGCTTGAAAGTGTCAAAAAGTACTTCTGA